TGATCAGTATGCTATTCAGGCGCTTAATATGGGCGCTTTTGGTTACCTGCTCAAACCTATAGATGAGACGGCTCTGGAAGAAATTCTGGATAGATGTTATCATCACCGTACACAGGAACATTTCGATCGGCAGCAACTGGAAATTGCACGACATCATTATACAAATCAAGGCGTTGCCAGTACAAAACGTATTGCACTGAAAAGCGTGGAATATATTGAAGTAGTGCCCATTGAAGACATCATGTATTGTAAAAGTGATAAAGGATATACCACTTTTTTCCTGAAGGATAAACGCGAAATCCTGGTTTCTAAAGGACTGATTGAGTACGAAGGTATATTGGTCCCTTTTGGTTTTCTCCGTTGTCACCAGTCTTATCTGGTCAATTTCCATTATGTGATCAAATATTACAGAGAAGGATTTTTGCAGATGCAAAATAATCAACAGATACCAGTGTCTAGCCGTAAAAAGGAAGAAGTACTGAAATATCTGGAGAATATCCTGTAAATAAATCATTATAGCTTAAGCCATATCCAATTTCGGGAGGAAGAAGAGGAGATCTGAAAGGAACGTATAGTTCCTGAAAATTTTAGTGGTACCTTGGGCTTCTTCTTCCCGTCAACTGTAACCTTATTTGGCCGGATAAAACACAATGGGATTCTTTGTAATAAGGCTATAAAAACTATTTATCTTACAATTTTTAATGCAGTCTCTCCTTTAGGAATATATAACAACATATCTACAAATGTTTTTCTACTCATACCGTTTTTATCATCTTCGTACCCCAGCAAAGACTCGCCCTTATTGATTCCATCTCTCGGTTCCAACCGAACCATTCTTCCTTCTCCGTAAAATCTTAAAACATAATTTTCAAGCGGAAAAAATGTCCTTGAATTTTGTTCTGAGCCTGATAACGTTGTCATCACAGATTTCGCTTTTCTACCTTTTGCTGTTTGGAATCTTGTGATGATATCTTCGGGAAAATACATCGCCTGATACCACTCTGCATCAGCCTTCAAAAATTGAGAATTTATAGCATCGTAATCATTGCTTTCAAACACTGATATAATCTGTTTATAAAAATGGAGGATCTGCTGTTCTAGTTGTTTTTTATCCAATTGGGTTAAATCCTTTCCATTTTTCCATCCCTCAAGCTGATAAGGAATAGAGGCATTAAAGCTGATATCTCTTTTATATGTTTGTAATTTTGTCAAATCAGTCGTTTCATCAGCAGTTTTATACGACACAATTTCTTCTGATATGTTTAGGGATCCATCTTTTCCCCAACCTGTTTTTTCTATTTTAAGGGTAAATTTACTTCCGTTTTCAAGATACAGTTTACGCATGTTTTGATGATCATAACCTGGATAAAGCTCAACAGTAATGAGCTGCTTTCCACTTTTAAGAATATAAGGATTGATATCCAATCTTACCATTCCGGAGATTTTGTCAAAATTGGAATAGACAGGACAGTCATTTACCAGAATACTGAAGCTAAACAAACTTTCTACCTCAAGCTGATACAATGGTTCTTTGTTAAATCTGTGTACTTTTTCCGAAAGGTAACTAATCCGGTTTGCGGTTGACAATACACTATCTTTTATCTCCTGTGCATATCCATAACCACAGTACACCGTCAATAAAAGCGCTATACCTATTTTTATCATATTTTTCGTATTACAATCTTACTGATCACATTGCCAGAATACAAAGTAAACAGCTATTTATCACTTTCGGGAAGATCTTTTAAAAATCGTTATAGTCCGTTTAATATCCGTAAAAACTTTACAAGCAGGTAACTTCATGGAATCAAGGATTAAGGTTAAATAAATCTTCAGCCTTTATATTGGGTATAGAATAATCAGGCTTTTAAATGAATATTGATTGTAAAATAAAAAAGCACCAATCTGATAAGATTGATGCTTTTTCTGTAGCCCAAACCGAACAAATCTCGAAACATTTTTTGGAAGATTTGGTGCAGTTGACTGTGATAAACAACGATGATAACTAAAGTATTATTCTACTATGTTAACTCTCTATTGCTGAGTATTATTTTTGATAAGTCATCTGCTAACATTTTAGCCTGTGTAATTACAGCACCGACTGCTTTTTCTTGCAAATCTGGAGGATAGCCTGACTTTCTGAGTACTCTCCGAATATTTCTGCGGAGTTCTGCCTGAACGGATTCTTTTATTGTCCAGTCGATAGTCGTACTGTTACGAACGGTTTTTAACAATTCCTGTGTTATCTGTTTTAAAATATCATCTCCAAGTACTGCAACTGCGCTATTATTTAATAAAACTTCCTTTGTTTCTTTTTCTTCATCCGTTTAACAAACTGTCTTCCTCGTAATCCTCGCCGTGTGCTTCAGGTAACAAGCTGAACAATCCTAAATCGAAATTAGACGAATGCTCCTGTGGGATAAACTCAAAAAAGTCTTTCTTTGGTAGGTTGTCCCTTGTATTCGTTTTGGAAACAGGGCTGTCCTGTATCTTTATTTCGGGCTTGTTCCCGTTGTTCCACCAATCATTAAATACATTTGCCGACAGGTTTCTGTCTAATTGTGAAGCGTTCCAAACGGTACGGCTTTCGTGGTCGATGAACGTAATACCGTAAATCCGTCCATTATCGTTCCTGCAGACAACCGTATTGATACCCTGCTCAACAAGTTGCTTTTTTAAATTCCGTTTCGCTGTTTGTGGTGTGTATCGCAAGCTCCACGGTGTTTTTCAGGACAGACCTTGCAGGGTTGCTTTTCATTTTCTCTTTGGACTGCTCAAAGTGCTTTTGCAGATATGCAATCCCTGCATCTTTCCCGAATAGTGATGCTTTGAACGGATTACTTGGTTTGTTTCCGTTCTTGTCAATTCCACATAGACCAATCCGTTTACTGGCTGACCGTTCCGCTCTCCTTTGACTTCTTCCGCTGTGATATTGAATAGTGATAGCAAAGCATTATAACTTCCCAAAGTTGGAAAGCTGTAATACTTCAGCAGGTGTCGCACTACCGAAGCAATTTGGCGCTTTATATCGCCATTTTTATAATCTACAGGCTTGAAAACCTTATTGGTTTGTTTCTGCTCCTGTTCAGTGGCTTTTTGCAGGTTGTATTTCTGTTCCAAATCCCGACACATATGGTTCAAAGCACTTATTGAGATGCGCTACGGAATACCTGCCGTTTATTGTGTCGGGTATCTTGTTCAGCAACAGAACTGCTCCGTTTTCCCTTTCCACTTTCTGCTGATTGTACAAAATTGCTCCGTACAAATTACTTCCCTTTCCGATTTTTGCAATCATATTTTTATGCTTTGTTTCAATTTTGAAATAAAATAAAAAGCCTTTCAGCAAGTTGTTGAAAGGCTTTGTTATATTCCCAATAGCTTTGTTATTTTCTCAACAGTTCCAGTGCTTTGATTATCTTCAAGTCATTTTTTAGATCTTCTAAATTATCTCCATCTAAAACTTCAAAATCAGGCAGAATATTTGATTTGTACACTTTTAAATTTCTGTCCACAACATAATCTGTTGATAAATTAATACCTGCGTTTTCATTTATCTCAAAACCTTGTACAGCTGTGGTATAATTCGCCGTCGGCTCTCCTACAATAGAGACGTTATTTCTTCCGATAAAAGATATGGCAGTCATTTCTCCTGCACTTGCAGTATAGCAACTCGTTAAAATAATTACAGGAATATCAGTTTTTATAGGATAATCTAAATCTGTTTGTCTGTCTAATACAATACCGTCAATCAATAATTTTCCCTCTTTGATTTCCCAATTTCCCGTAGATTTGTTGTGAGCATCTCTAAACCCGCCAAACATTATATTATCTCCGATAAACTCTTTCAAACCAAGTAATATAGGATACATATTTCCACCTGTATTTAATCTCAAATCTATAATCCACCCTTTAATTTTATTTGAATTTATATTGTTGATATGAAATACAAGGTCGTTTGTTAAACTATCTACTTTTTTAAAAGCAAAATCATTGTTTCCTATAATTCTGATATATCCGATTTTTTTGTCAAAGACTTTACTAAATGTGTTTTTGTTAGTTTTTATTTTGTCCTTTAGATAGGCATTTGTCATTGCGTTGGGATTGTTCCAACCGTATGTTTTTCCTTTATATTTTAAGCCTCCGTGATAATCATTCAGCTGTTTAAATACTTCCTCATATAAAGGTGCAATCTCATCTATCAAGTTTAGGCTTTGGGATTTATTGTATAATTCACGTTTAATGTTTTCGAGGTTTTCTGTGTGAATTGAATTCACTTCTATTAATTCAATAGATTTATCGATAAATGATTTTATGGTTTCATTTTTAAAACTTTGAGAAAATGAAAATGTCGAAAATAATAGAAACCATACCAATAAAAAATATCTATTCATAATTAGACAATTTGTAGAGTTTAACGTTGTTTTTTTGTTATGCAAAATTACAAAATAATTCAAATGTTTGATTGTTTACTACTGTTCGCCTCGTGTGGGAGTTTTCCTTTTCTACTCTTTATTCAAATATTTCTTCTGATATGTTTAGGTCTCCATCTTTTCCCAAACCTGTTTTTTCTATTTTAAGGGTAAATTTACTTCCGTTTTCAAGATGCGGTTGACGCATGTTTTGATGATCATAACCTGGATAAAGCTCAACAGTAATGAGCTGCTTTCCACTTTTAAGAATATATGGATTGATATCCAATCTTACCATTCCAGAGATTTTGTCAAAATTAGAATAGACAGGACAGCCATTTACGGGCTTTTAAATAAAAGTTGATTGTAAAAGAAAAAAGCACCAATCTGATAAGATTGATGCTTTTTCTGTAGCCCGTAGGGGAATCGAACCCCTGTTTCAAGAATGAAAATCTTGCGTCCTAACCCCTAGACGAACGGGCCTTTTTGTGTTTCGGTGTGCAAATATAGAAACATCATTTTATTATGCCAAATAAAATTGAAAATATCTTACTATTTTTTTTAATTGCAATGTCTTTAACCAATTTTGTGTATTTTAATGCGTTAAAAATCAAAGATCATAGCGATATAGAAATATGAGAAATAAAAATTGGGCAAGTCTGGCTGTAAGTATATTGATGGGATGTTCCTACCAGGTACAGGCGCAGGATATTGCCTTAAATAAATCCTTGCAGGTGAATTGGAAGATTGATGATGCCAAATCTATTGATGAATCTTCCAGATCTATGTTTATTGTCAAAAATATTGGCAAGAAACCTGTGAATCTTAAGGATTGGACATTAATGTTCAATTACTTGTTTTTGGTAAAAGAAGACAAAGGAAATACAAATTACAGGATAGAGCACCGTAACGGAGATCTTTATGCTTTACAGTTTCTTCAGTCCTCCTATCAGGAAATAAATCCGAATGACTCCTTAATATTATCTTTCGATGCTATTGCTCCGTTAAGGAACACAAGTAAGGCACCGGGAGGTCTTTATTTTATTAATCAGAAGGGTAAAATATATGATGTCCCTCAGTATACAGTGATAGTGCCTAAGCGTTCTAACAGTGAGGTACTGGAAATATTAGCTAAACAATATGAGTTCAATACGAAAGGCAATACCCAACAAGGGCAACTGATCCTGCCGACTCCTTTATCTTTAACCAGAAATGCAGATAAGACATTTGCCATACCTTCAAAACTGGCTGTAAAGGCGGATCCTGCTTTCCGGGCAGAAAGTAGCATTTTCGTTAACGATTTGAAAAACCTGGGCTATAAATCATCATTATCCTCAGCAAACGATGCTACAGTCCGTGTAGAGAAAGCACAGGGCATGGAGGAAGAAGAATATACATTGACTATTGACGGAAGTGGAATTCTTATCCGGGCTTCATCTGCTGCTGGAGCA
The Sphingobacterium spiritivorum genome window above contains:
- a CDS encoding type I restriction enzyme endonuclease domain-containing protein; this translates as MLKTVRNSTTIDWTIKESVQAELRRNIRRVLRKSGYPPDLQEKAVGAVITQAKMLADDLSKIILSNRELT
- a CDS encoding LytR/AlgR family response regulator transcription factor, giving the protein MKLYILEDETRILQHLLKVVRNISYVQVVGTSAEVSKAAKEIPELKPDIILADIRLKDGDSFQLFDEIGNENFQVVFLTAYDQYAIQALNMGAFGYLLKPIDETALEEILDRCYHHRTQEHFDRQQLEIARHHYTNQGVASTKRIALKSVEYIEVVPIEDIMYCKSDKGYTTFFLKDKREILVSKGLIEYEGILVPFGFLRCHQSYLVNFHYVIKYYREGFLQMQNNQQIPVSSRKKEEVLKYLENIL
- a CDS encoding S41 family peptidase, yielding MNRYFLLVWFLLFSTFSFSQSFKNETIKSFIDKSIELIEVNSIHTENLENIKRELYNKSQSLNLIDEIAPLYEEVFKQLNDYHGGLKYKGKTYGWNNPNAMTNAYLKDKIKTNKNTFSKVFDKKIGYIRIIGNNDFAFKKVDSLTNDLVFHINNINSNKIKGWIIDLRLNTGGNMYPILLGLKEFIGDNIMFGGFRDAHNKSTGNWEIKEGKLLIDGIVLDRQTDLDYPIKTDIPVIILTSCYTASAGEMTAISFIGRNNVSIVGEPTANYTTAVQGFEINENAGINLSTDYVVDRNLKVYKSNILPDFEVLDGDNLEDLKNDLKIIKALELLRK